The following are from one region of the Oscarella lobularis chromosome 3, ooOscLobu1.1, whole genome shotgun sequence genome:
- the LOC136184330 gene encoding glycine cleavage system H protein-like: MALASRIGSKGLKFVCGLVALRRSVATTRFGFLTTRSLSTESMRYTEDHEWIRYKDGIGTVGITDHAQKELGDIVYCELYEAGSQLSKKDEFGLVESVKSSNSLYTPLGGELVEANKAVVSDKGGDPSIINKSPYKEGWLIKIKVTDPGELDELMNEKEYDKYVGDDKED, from the exons ATGGCACTCGCGTCGAGAATAGGAAGCAAGGGCTTGAAATTCGTCTGTGGACTCGTTGCGCTTCGACggagcgtcgcgacgacgcgattcggATTTCTCACGACACGCTCGCTGAGCACAG AATCGATGCGCTATACCGAAGACCACGAGTGGATTCGCTACAAGGATGGCATTGGCACAGTGGGGATCACTGACCACGCCCAA AAAGAACTTGGAGATATTGTGTATTGCGAACTTTATGAAGCAGGAAGTCAACTGTCTAAAAAAG ACGAATTCGGTTTGGTTGAGAGCGTCAAGTCTTCGAATTCTCTTTACACGCCTCTCGGCGGCGAACTAGTCGAAGCCAATAAGGCAGTGGTATCAGACAAAGGTGGAGATCCTTCCATCATCAACAAGTCTCCATATAAGGAAG GATGGTTgatcaaaatcaaagtcaCGGACCCGGGCGAGCTCGATGAGCTGATGAACGAAAAGGAATATGACAAATATGTTGGAGATGACAAAGAAGATTAG
- the LOC136184320 gene encoding uncharacterized protein isoform X2: protein MASSDRPCDPNDAFCVLGFERMNSCSNASADRRFVDDVWAKLTIGATIVFIAQFVICLLLFIFFVKTRELREDLTARFVLNLIAIELWQTLSLSWELSLWTPLTNSSKWGWCKAGHALWLGAFTAEPWASMLLCADLLDKLTRPLNRLVTRRSAKFLIALSWIVPLVFVVIPAAGDENATLHFTLNRSLWCVGCRHLIQLDHFNASGTMRIYYEIHYTVGVFLPTLLSFFFYVGIFRIAYREGKKALRRSTIARNYRYRAARTDSQRRRETRDGGEANGRSTTIAQGGEGEGGSNDDGRRSMATTLDSRTTLDSRTSATLSDRDRTIARTPSRNRGRFRFFARKWCRFEFLKIRGFKTLMTILVSDIFLRAPLLLYVMVVQHIGIRHYKLEISFTLYCIGLFDGFANILLLANWVRMARRNAVRRRRTVIGMDMENRNDS from the exons ATGGCCTCCTCCGATAGACCTTGTGACCCCAATGATGCGTTTTGCGTTCTTGGTTTCGAGCGTATGAACTCATGTAGCAACGCCTCGGCCGatcgccgtttcgtcgacgacgtctggGCGAAATTGACAATCGgggcgacgatcgttttcaTCGCCCAGTTCGTCATTtgtcttctcctcttcatATTCTTCGTCAAAACGCGCGAACTACGCGAGGATCTCACGGCGCGCTTCGTCCTCAATCTAATCGCGATCGAATTATGGCAAACCCTGTCGCTCAGTTGGGAGCTCTCGCTCTGGACGCCGCTCACGAACAGTTCGAAGTGGGGATGGTGCAAGGCGGGACACGCGCTCTGGCTCGGCGCTTTCACCGCCGAGCCGTGGGCATCGATGCTTCTCTGCGCCGATCTACTCGATAAATTGACTCGACCCCTAAATCGACTCGTTACGCGTCGATCGGCGAAATTTCTCATTGCCCTTTCGTGGATCGTCCCGCTGGTCTTCGTTGTAATTCCTGCCGCCGGTGACGAGAACGCGACGCTACACTTTACGCTCAATCGATCGCTCTGGTGCGTCGGATGTCGACATCTTATCCAACTGGACCATTTCAACGCGTCGGGAACGATGCGCATCTATTACGAGATTCACTATACCGTCGGCGTTTTTCTACCGACTTTgctctccttcttcttctacgtcGGCATCTTTCGCATCGCCTATCGCGAGGGAAAAAAGGCCCTTCGACGCAGCACGATCGCGCGCAACTATCGATATCGCGCGGCGCGCACCGATTCGCAGAGGAGGAGAGAAACGCGCGACGGTGGGGAGGCGAACGGACGTtcaacgacgatcgcgcaaggaggagaaggagaaggaggcaGCAATGACGACGGCAGACGttcgatggcgacgacgctcgattCGAGAACGACGCTCGATTCGAGAACGTCAGCGACACTcagcgatcgcgatcgtacGATCgcgagaacgccgtcgagAAATCGCGGCCGATTCCGATTTTTTGCGCGCAAGTGGTGCCGATTCGAGTTCCTGAAGATTCGCGGCTTCAAAACGCTCATGACTATACTCGTCTCGGATATTTTCCTGCGCGCGCCTCTCCTCCTCTACGTCATGGTCGTTCAGCACATCGGAATCAGACACTATAAGCTAGAGATCTCCTTTACGTTATACTGCATCGGATTGTTCGACGGCTTCGCGAATATTCTTCTCCTCGCTAATTGGGTTCGAATGGCACGACGCAACGccgtgcgtcgacgacgtacggTCATTGGCATGGATATGGAG AATAGAAACGATTCGTGA
- the LOC136184320 gene encoding uncharacterized protein isoform X1: MASSDRPCDPNDAFCVLGFERMNSCSNASADRRFVDDVWAKLTIGATIVFIAQFVICLLLFIFFVKTRELREDLTARFVLNLIAIELWQTLSLSWELSLWTPLTNSSKWGWCKAGHALWLGAFTAEPWASMLLCADLLDKLTRPLNRLVTRRSAKFLIALSWIVPLVFVVIPAAGDENATLHFTLNRSLWCVGCRHLIQLDHFNASGTMRIYYEIHYTVGVFLPTLLSFFFYVGIFRIAYREGKKALRRSTIARNYRYRAARTDSQRRRETRDGGEANGRSTTIAQGGEGEGGSNDDGRRSMATTLDSRTTLDSRTSATLSDRDRTIARTPSRNRGRFRFFARKWCRFEFLKIRGFKTLMTILVSDIFLRAPLLLYVMVVQHIGIRHYKLEISFTLYCIGLFDGFANILLLANWVRMARRNAVRRRRTVIGMDMERFCRIETIRESRCRDTRALLRAERECLQQFVCEDEEF; the protein is encoded by the exons ATGGCCTCCTCCGATAGACCTTGTGACCCCAATGATGCGTTTTGCGTTCTTGGTTTCGAGCGTATGAACTCATGTAGCAACGCCTCGGCCGatcgccgtttcgtcgacgacgtctggGCGAAATTGACAATCGgggcgacgatcgttttcaTCGCCCAGTTCGTCATTtgtcttctcctcttcatATTCTTCGTCAAAACGCGCGAACTACGCGAGGATCTCACGGCGCGCTTCGTCCTCAATCTAATCGCGATCGAATTATGGCAAACCCTGTCGCTCAGTTGGGAGCTCTCGCTCTGGACGCCGCTCACGAACAGTTCGAAGTGGGGATGGTGCAAGGCGGGACACGCGCTCTGGCTCGGCGCTTTCACCGCCGAGCCGTGGGCATCGATGCTTCTCTGCGCCGATCTACTCGATAAATTGACTCGACCCCTAAATCGACTCGTTACGCGTCGATCGGCGAAATTTCTCATTGCCCTTTCGTGGATCGTCCCGCTGGTCTTCGTTGTAATTCCTGCCGCCGGTGACGAGAACGCGACGCTACACTTTACGCTCAATCGATCGCTCTGGTGCGTCGGATGTCGACATCTTATCCAACTGGACCATTTCAACGCGTCGGGAACGATGCGCATCTATTACGAGATTCACTATACCGTCGGCGTTTTTCTACCGACTTTgctctccttcttcttctacgtcGGCATCTTTCGCATCGCCTATCGCGAGGGAAAAAAGGCCCTTCGACGCAGCACGATCGCGCGCAACTATCGATATCGCGCGGCGCGCACCGATTCGCAGAGGAGGAGAGAAACGCGCGACGGTGGGGAGGCGAACGGACGTtcaacgacgatcgcgcaaggaggagaaggagaaggaggcaGCAATGACGACGGCAGACGttcgatggcgacgacgctcgattCGAGAACGACGCTCGATTCGAGAACGTCAGCGACACTcagcgatcgcgatcgtacGATCgcgagaacgccgtcgagAAATCGCGGCCGATTCCGATTTTTTGCGCGCAAGTGGTGCCGATTCGAGTTCCTGAAGATTCGCGGCTTCAAAACGCTCATGACTATACTCGTCTCGGATATTTTCCTGCGCGCGCCTCTCCTCCTCTACGTCATGGTCGTTCAGCACATCGGAATCAGACACTATAAGCTAGAGATCTCCTTTACGTTATACTGCATCGGATTGTTCGACGGCTTCGCGAATATTCTTCTCCTCGCTAATTGGGTTCGAATGGCACGACGCAACGccgtgcgtcgacgacgtacggTCATTGGCATGGATATGGAG CGTTTTTGTAGAATAGAAACGATTCGTGAGAGTCGCTGTAGAGACACACGAGCACTACTTCGTGCAGAGAGGGAGTGTCTGCAACAATTTGTATGTGAAGATGAAGAGTTTTAG
- the LOC136184318 gene encoding zinc finger FYVE domain-containing protein 16-like: MGLQCCTPMKPSYRRIASGPADQPNYGAAAAAAHGPAHHAAPQASASLPGGSDATPSEADASANKACAVIDIGDRISVFVCKLAYEIGETVGEVMPCWQFVTKGLFRFGHPEVIVLLRALPGEDSLPVHVIRYLALIPDYARRGLTIREGDNTQMGGDPFLGRPDLGGFVYARARPSHKLKNLLIPKAPHLFAILVKKCEMPWALARQTHRLLLKLGHMTRHYPFPLWSSRDRPPAYDGFHNTLLGHGPVFPGLFALHAVDERLVTVSIPNSEHAHIVTAFGSMTSTQMILPLVTGISDCVDGHLVFEPGAENPQCIIRSGGDPAMIGVSYVIVLSRDDLGGGGGGGVPWGGNFFEDGVVVVMSSEHFESLWNAVNDRRDWRLHNDGSPLLDFEIKWVKRSLNLSPDEWISVVDGRTGMNRFMVPSEEDDDDRGTAGAGAKENASGGDGSRIRVDEVTVLAPEQAIRLSGISRETFASLTKELGARVASVLGSYCGRRDFEGVDKIGLRVVVEPHCEHGLYSYGSEPKSLPDDCVRQLKGVLLGVSMPEARSAFPFELTFSVIRD; the protein is encoded by the exons ATGGGCTTGCAATGCTGCACGCCGATGAAACCGAGCTACCGACGCATCGCTTCGGGTCCCGCCGATCAGCCGAACTACGGAGccgctgcggcggcggctcaCGGGCCCGCTCATCACGCCGCACCTCAAGCATCGGCATCGCTACCTGGTGggagcgacgcgacgccttCCGAAGCTGACGCGTCGGCGAATAAAG CTTGTGCCGTCATCGACATAGGCGACAGGATATCGGTTTTCGTCTGCAAATTGGCGtacgaaatcggcgaaacgGTCGGCGAAGTCATGCCCTGTTGGCAATTCGTCACGAAAGGCCTTTTTCGATTTGGCCACCCGGAAGTCATCGTTCTCTTGAGGGCTCTTCCCGGCGAGGACAGTCTTCCCGTGCACGTGATTCGCTATCTCGCGCTCATCCCGGATTACGCGCGACGCGGTTTGACTATACGAGAAGGCGACAACACGCAAATGGGCGGCGATCCCTTTCTCGGTCGTCCCGATCTCGGCGGCTTCGTctacgcgcgcgcgcgacccAGTCACAAACTGAAAAACCTTCTCATTCCCAAAGCGCCTCACCTCTTCGCGATTCTCGTGAAAAAATGCGAAATGCCGTGGGCGTTGGCTCGACAGACCCATCGACTTCTACTCAAACTCGGTCACATGACCCGCCACTATCCATTCCCATTGTGGAGCTCGCGAGATCGACCGCCAGCCTACGACGGTTTTCACAACACTCTTCTCGGACACGGTCCCGTATTTCCGGGTCTATTTGCCCTCcatgccgtcgacgaacggcTCGTCACCGTCTCCATACCCAATTCCGAGCACGCGCACATTGTGACAGCATTCGgctcaatgacgtcaactcAAATGATTTTACCCCTCGTGACGGGCATCAGCGATTGCGTCGACGGTCACCTGGTTTTCGAACCGGGTGCAGAAAATCCTCAATGCATTATACGCTCTGGCGGCGATCCAGCCATGATAGGGGTGAGTTATGTCATTgttttatcacgtgatgatttgggcggcggcggcggcggcggcgtgccGTGGGGCGGAAATTTtttcgaagacggcgtcgtcgtcgtgatgAGTAGCGAACATTTCGAATCGCTGTGGAACGCGGTgaacgatcgtcgcgacTGGCGTCTGCACAACGACGGTTCGCCGTTGCTCGACTTCGAAATCAAGTGGGTGAAACGATCGCTCAACTTGTCGCCGGACGAGTGGAttagcgtcgtcgacggtcgaACGGGAATGAATCGATTCATGGTGCCGtcggaggaagacgacgacgatcgtggGACGGCGGGGGCGGGAGCAAAGGAAAACGCTTCCGGGGGCGACGGTAGTCGCATCCGCGTAGATGaggtcaccgttttggcgCCTGAGCAGGCGATTCGATTGTCCGGTATATCGCGAGAGACGTTCGCGTCGTTGACGAAGGAATTGGGCGCGCGCGTGGCGAGCGTTTTGGGATCCTACTGCGGTCGGCGGGATTTCGAGGGCGTAGACAAGATAGGCTtgcgagtcgtcgtcgaaccgcATTGCGAGCACGGGCTCTATTCGTACGGATCGGAGCCGAAATCGTTGCCGGACGATTGCGTTCGGCAACTGAAAGGCGTTCTCTTAGGAGTATCAATGCCTGAGGCTAGATCGGCGTTTCCTTTCGAGTTGACGTTTAGCGTTATAAGAGACTag